In [Leptolyngbya] sp. PCC 7376, a genomic segment contains:
- the rpsO gene encoding 30S ribosomal protein S15, with protein MALTQERKQELMGEYQIHETDTGSADLQVAFLTTRINQLTEHLKINKKDHSSRRGLLKMIGKRKRLLQFIKAKDQARYQALIGRLGIRR; from the coding sequence ATGGCTTTAACGCAAGAGCGTAAACAGGAACTCATGGGCGAGTATCAGATTCATGAAACTGATACTGGATCTGCGGATCTCCAGGTCGCATTCCTCACAACTCGCATTAACCAGCTCACAGAGCATCTCAAAATCAACAAGAAGGATCACTCTTCTCGTCGTGGTCTCCTCAAAATGATCGGTAAGCGTAAGCGCCTACTGCAATTTATTAAGGCAAAAGACCAAGCTCGTTACCAAGCTCTCATCGGTCGCCTCGGCATCCGTCGCTAG
- a CDS encoding Tab2 family RNA-binding protein, translating to MNDQMPAPPQPLPDELWGEEWRFASIPAGDLWDMFSDRPIPFLSMPIEFKPVNLGIASNTFIPGVVIYGGRQSMQLAGWVAERKPQTHLYQETEKNLAGGLLLNDKAQQRWVTLTFHDQAIATAGQRYQQRLAAAKGLHFLLVQPDDSDVTFSGLWLLKA from the coding sequence ATGAACGATCAGATGCCAGCGCCACCACAGCCTTTGCCTGATGAACTTTGGGGTGAGGAATGGCGGTTTGCCAGTATTCCGGCGGGTGATCTGTGGGATATGTTCAGCGATCGCCCCATTCCTTTTCTCTCAATGCCGATCGAATTTAAACCTGTCAATCTCGGCATTGCATCTAATACGTTTATTCCGGGCGTGGTGATTTATGGTGGACGACAATCCATGCAATTAGCGGGCTGGGTAGCAGAACGAAAGCCCCAAACTCACCTCTACCAAGAAACTGAAAAAAATTTAGCGGGTGGATTATTGCTCAATGACAAAGCTCAACAACGCTGGGTCACATTAACCTTCCATGATCAGGCGATCGCCACGGCAGGACAACGCTATCAACAACGCCTAGCCGCTGCCAAAGGACTCCATTTTCTACTCGTACAGCCAGATGACTCCGATGTTACATTTAGCGGTTTATGGCTCCTAAAAGCATAA
- a CDS encoding 2OG-Fe(II) oxygenase: MSLLTTQSKPTSTQTRFLKGDSVIIPDFLPPEKYYEILNFTLTCQSLFRASSTVTQETNYRQSLVAFSYDFPVIYEWMKCSILKHFPRICHQLQRPYFRMSQIEMQMTAHNHNNFYKLHNDSGSEDTYTRELTYVYYFYREPQAFSGGELRLYDTTLKGKHPLSQTQFQEVQPQNNSIVFFNSDCQHEVMPVICPSEQFPDSRFTINGWLRH; encoded by the coding sequence ATGTCCTTATTAACTACCCAATCAAAACCCACCTCAACACAAACCCGTTTCCTAAAAGGCGATAGTGTAATCATTCCTGACTTTTTGCCACCGGAAAAATACTATGAAATTTTGAATTTCACTCTGACCTGCCAATCATTATTTCGTGCATCCTCAACCGTTACCCAAGAAACAAACTATCGGCAATCTCTCGTCGCATTTTCCTACGATTTCCCTGTCATTTATGAATGGATGAAATGTTCTATCCTCAAACATTTCCCTAGAATTTGCCACCAATTGCAACGCCCATATTTCCGCATGAGCCAAATTGAAATGCAAATGACGGCCCATAACCACAACAATTTCTACAAGCTCCATAACGATTCAGGCAGTGAGGATACCTACACACGAGAACTCACATATGTTTATTATTTCTATCGCGAGCCGCAAGCCTTTAGTGGTGGTGAATTGCGGCTCTACGACACAACATTAAAAGGCAAACATCCTTTATCCCAAACGCAATTTCAAGAAGTTCAACCGCAGAATAATAGCATTGTATTTTTTAATAGCGATTGTCAGCATGAGGTGATGCCTGTTATTTGCCCTTCTGAACAGTTTCCAGATAGTCGCTTTACGATTAACGGTTGGCTGCGACACTAA
- a CDS encoding PAM68 family protein yields the protein MPSESSREPLPFEPRQTKKKTPKKEPVAAAPTTKTSAKTDKRRQNRRDNRDPGAIPEAVSKRMIRRMAFFSGIPTALGISSFVISYYIVINEIIELPSVAVLLVSLGFFGLGVIGLSYGLLSTSWDEERTGSLLGSDEFTLNLGRMVQAWKEGRKEARSKS from the coding sequence ATGCCCTCTGAATCATCTCGCGAGCCATTGCCTTTTGAGCCGCGCCAGACTAAGAAAAAGACTCCTAAAAAAGAGCCAGTCGCTGCTGCACCGACAACGAAAACATCTGCAAAGACAGATAAACGTCGTCAAAATCGCAGAGATAATCGCGATCCAGGTGCGATCCCAGAAGCAGTCAGCAAACGGATGATCCGTCGCATGGCTTTCTTTTCGGGCATTCCCACAGCGCTGGGGATCAGTTCCTTTGTGATTTCCTATTACATTGTGATTAATGAAATCATTGAACTACCCAGTGTTGCTGTATTGCTTGTGAGCCTTGGGTTCTTTGGACTTGGTGTGATCGGTCTCAGCTATGGTCTTCTCTCCACGTCTTGGGACGAAGAACGTACTGGCAGTCTTTTGGGTAGTGATGAATTTACCCTGAATTTAGGCCGCATGGTGCAGGCATGGAAGGAAGGCCGAAAGGAGGCTCGCAGTAAATCTTAA
- a CDS encoding NblA/ycf18 family protein, translating into MYSETYMAIATSLKRSKVMSSENPLSIDQRLKVQLFEARARNLSLEQTQEFLLELFRQNMVKENLLSKLAEG; encoded by the coding sequence ATGTATTCAGAAACATACATGGCGATCGCCACTTCACTAAAAAGGAGTAAGGTTATGTCCTCAGAAAATCCGTTGTCCATCGATCAAAGGCTCAAAGTACAACTATTTGAAGCGAGAGCACGCAACTTATCTTTAGAGCAAACCCAAGAATTTTTACTAGAGCTATTCCGTCAAAATATGGTTAAGGAAAATCTTTTATCAAAACTTGCTGAAGGTTAA
- a CDS encoding phycobiliprotein lyase: protein MQSFADAKEFFQYSAGKWRSRRVTHHLPFRRAESGGSDIKVENLEKDDERIIEICGMHEMDAANSVGGSYVTWAGSMQWDKADENHDGSTVFALIPDPENPRQGKLLRERGYAEIVPVAGEYHLDEENGLVLTTEYDTMTIYERFWFANENLRLRTSTVKRFGGFNTTTFCMEERVQTEEEANQEAIASNEAQPYAFSGW, encoded by the coding sequence ATGCAAAGCTTTGCGGATGCCAAAGAGTTTTTTCAATACAGTGCTGGGAAATGGCGTTCTAGGCGAGTCACCCACCACTTGCCCTTCCGCCGTGCTGAATCTGGTGGCTCCGACATTAAAGTGGAAAATCTCGAAAAAGATGACGAGCGCATCATTGAAATCTGTGGCATGCACGAAATGGATGCAGCAAACAGTGTTGGCGGTTCCTACGTAACCTGGGCAGGTTCAATGCAGTGGGATAAAGCAGATGAAAATCACGATGGTAGTACCGTTTTTGCACTAATTCCTGACCCCGAAAATCCTCGCCAAGGCAAGCTCTTGCGGGAACGCGGTTATGCAGAAATTGTGCCTGTAGCTGGCGAATACCATCTCGACGAAGAAAATGGTCTAGTGCTCACCACTGAATACGACACCATGACTATTTACGAGCGTTTCTGGTTTGCTAATGAAAATCTTCGTTTAAGAACCAGTACCGTTAAACGTTTTGGTGGTTTTAATACGACGACTTTCTGTATGGAAGAGCGCGTTCAAACTGAAGAGGAAGCCAATCAAGAGGCGATCGCCAGCAACGAAGCACAGCCCTATGCCTTTAGCGGTTGGTAA
- the thiO gene encoding glycine oxidase ThiO: MAEHSDILVLGGGIIGLSIAVELQQQGRQVTVLSRRFSEAASHAAAGMLAPQAEGLTGPMWELGRRSRDMYPEWSQKIEQLSGMEVGYLPCGIFAPCEETPANVTTPQHNGTWLNKTQLGYYQSNLGESVAGAWLYPEDGQVDNRKLTQALLQAAQGLGVTLKEGVTVLGLQQSGGEVLAVQTDQCNFTAEHYVLAAGSWSAQITPLPIYPVKGQMLALQMPTPDILRRVLFGDGIYLVPRQDGTLIVGATVEEVQWQPNNTPKGIRYLLSKAARLLPAIQDWNIKEFWWGYRPATPDEMPILGESPCQNLTYATGHYRNGILLTPVTAKLIGDRLIHGTDDPLLKHFSYQRFLEEQPMNNGSSATLYATPISTPTHTKIGGLPADDQLVIAGRTFRSRLMTGTGKYPSIPAMQQSVEASGCEIVTVAVRRVQTKAPGHEGLAEALDWNKIWMLPNTAGCKTAEEAIRVARLGREMARLLGQEDNNFVKLEVIPDAKYLLPDPIGTLEAAEILVKEGFAVLPYINADPLLAKRLEEVGCATVMPLGSPIGSGQGIQNEANIKIIIEQSNIPVVIDAGIGSPSEAAFGMEMGADALLINSAIALAQHPVQMGRAMGLAAEAGRLAYLAGRIPVKSMATASSPQTGTINS; this comes from the coding sequence ATGGCAGAGCATTCAGATATTTTGGTTTTAGGGGGCGGCATAATCGGTTTAAGTATTGCCGTCGAGTTACAGCAGCAGGGTCGTCAAGTTACCGTTTTAAGTCGTCGCTTTAGTGAAGCAGCTAGTCATGCTGCAGCGGGTATGTTAGCGCCTCAAGCAGAAGGTCTAACGGGGCCAATGTGGGAATTGGGGCGGCGATCGCGCGATATGTATCCTGAGTGGTCACAAAAAATTGAACAGCTTAGCGGCATGGAGGTTGGATATTTACCTTGTGGCATTTTTGCGCCTTGCGAAGAAACTCCTGCAAATGTCACTACACCGCAGCACAATGGCACTTGGTTGAATAAAACTCAGCTCGGTTACTACCAATCGAATTTAGGTGAATCAGTTGCAGGTGCTTGGTTGTACCCCGAAGATGGACAAGTCGATAATCGTAAACTTACTCAAGCTTTATTGCAGGCAGCACAAGGGTTAGGGGTCACGCTTAAAGAAGGCGTCACCGTCCTCGGATTACAGCAATCTGGAGGTGAGGTTTTAGCCGTTCAAACTGACCAATGCAATTTCACCGCAGAGCATTATGTTTTAGCAGCGGGTTCATGGTCAGCTCAAATTACGCCTTTGCCAATCTATCCAGTGAAAGGGCAAATGTTAGCGTTGCAAATGCCGACTCCCGATATTTTACGACGCGTTTTATTTGGCGATGGCATTTATTTGGTACCTCGGCAAGATGGCACATTAATCGTTGGGGCGACAGTGGAAGAGGTGCAATGGCAGCCGAATAATACGCCTAAAGGGATTCGATATTTATTAAGTAAAGCAGCTCGTTTACTCCCTGCGATCCAAGATTGGAATATTAAAGAATTTTGGTGGGGTTATCGTCCTGCAACACCAGATGAAATGCCGATTCTTGGTGAATCTCCCTGCCAGAATTTGACCTACGCAACTGGTCATTATCGCAATGGCATTTTGCTAACGCCCGTCACTGCTAAATTAATTGGCGATCGCCTCATCCACGGCACAGACGATCCCTTACTTAAACATTTTTCTTACCAACGTTTTCTAGAGGAGCAACCGATGAATAACGGTTCTAGCGCCACACTTTACGCAACACCAATCTCTACACCCACACATACAAAAATCGGTGGGTTACCTGCTGATGACCAACTTGTAATTGCAGGACGAACATTCCGGTCGCGATTGATGACAGGTACAGGTAAATATCCGTCTATCCCTGCGATGCAACAGAGTGTGGAAGCGAGTGGCTGTGAAATCGTTACGGTGGCAGTACGACGCGTCCAAACTAAAGCCCCCGGGCATGAAGGATTAGCAGAAGCACTCGACTGGAACAAAATTTGGATGTTACCGAATACTGCGGGTTGTAAGACAGCGGAGGAAGCAATTCGGGTTGCTCGGCTTGGTCGAGAAATGGCGCGATTATTGGGTCAGGAAGATAATAATTTCGTCAAATTGGAAGTGATTCCCGATGCAAAATATCTGTTGCCTGACCCTATCGGTACTCTCGAAGCGGCAGAAATTTTGGTGAAGGAAGGCTTTGCCGTTTTACCCTATATCAACGCCGACCCCTTGCTCGCAAAACGCTTGGAAGAAGTAGGTTGTGCCACAGTAATGCCCCTTGGTTCACCGATTGGTTCTGGCCAAGGCATTCAAAATGAAGCCAATATCAAAATTATTATTGAGCAGAGTAATATTCCGGTCGTGATTGATGCAGGCATTGGGTCTCCTAGCGAAGCTGCTTTTGGGATGGAGATGGGCGCTGATGCTCTACTCATTAATTCGGCGATCGCCCTTGCTCAACACCCGGTGCAAATGGGACGAGCGATGGGTTTAGCCGCAGAAGCAGGACGTTTGGCCTATTTAGCGGGGCGGATTCCAGTGAAGAGTATGGCAACGGCGAGTTCTCCCCAAACCGGAACAATTAATTCCTAG
- the aroF gene encoding 3-deoxy-7-phosphoheptulonate synthase yields MIVVMKVGSPEAEINRLGSELEELGLIPEKIVGAHKVVVGLVGDTAAFNIERIQELSPWIESVLRVEKPFKRASLEYRHGEYSEVVVPTPNGDVTFGPNHPVVVVAGPCSVENEEMIVETALRVKAAGAKFLRGGAYKPRTSPYAFQGHGESALELLAAARDASGLGIITEVMDTADVDKIAAVADVLQVGARNMQNFALLKKVGAQDKPVLLKRGMAATIDDWLMAAEYILAEGNSKVILCERGIRTFDRKYTRNHLDLSVVPVLRSLTHLPMMLDPSHGTGKSEFVLPMAKASIAVGTDSLMIEVHPNPAKALSDGPQSLTPDAFDAVMKELAEVEKLTGRAQKELAIA; encoded by the coding sequence ATGATTGTTGTCATGAAGGTTGGCTCACCTGAAGCTGAAATTAATCGTTTAGGGAGTGAGCTAGAGGAATTGGGTCTTATCCCCGAAAAGATTGTCGGTGCGCACAAAGTTGTCGTTGGGTTAGTCGGCGACACTGCAGCGTTTAATATCGAGCGTATTCAAGAGCTAAGCCCCTGGATCGAAAGTGTGTTGCGAGTGGAAAAGCCCTTTAAGCGCGCAAGCTTAGAATATCGCCACGGTGAATATAGCGAAGTTGTTGTCCCCACTCCCAATGGCGATGTCACCTTTGGCCCTAATCACCCCGTTGTCGTTGTCGCAGGCCCCTGTTCCGTTGAGAACGAAGAGATGATCGTTGAAACGGCTCTCCGAGTGAAGGCCGCTGGTGCAAAGTTCCTTCGTGGTGGTGCTTACAAGCCCAGAACTTCCCCCTATGCATTCCAAGGTCACGGTGAGAGTGCATTAGAACTTCTCGCCGCGGCTCGTGATGCTTCTGGTCTTGGCATCATTACTGAAGTCATGGACACTGCAGATGTAGACAAAATCGCAGCGGTCGCAGATGTGCTCCAAGTAGGCGCGCGCAACATGCAGAACTTCGCTCTTCTTAAGAAGGTTGGTGCACAGGATAAGCCTGTTCTCCTCAAGCGCGGTATGGCTGCAACGATTGATGATTGGCTCATGGCTGCGGAATATATCCTTGCGGAAGGCAACAGCAAAGTTATTCTCTGTGAGCGTGGTATTCGTACCTTCGATCGTAAGTACACTCGTAATCACCTCGACCTCTCTGTCGTACCTGTGTTGCGTAGTTTGACTCACCTCCCCATGATGCTGGATCCCAGCCACGGTACTGGTAAGTCTGAGTTTGTCTTACCAATGGCGAAGGCTTCTATTGCAGTGGGTACTGATTCCTTGATGATCGAGGTTCACCCTAATCCAGCAAAAGCGCTTTCCGATGGCCCTCAGTCCCTCACTCCCGATGCATTCGACGCGGTGATGAAGGAATTGGCGGAAGTGGAAAAGCTAACTGGGCGTGCTCAGAAGGAATTGGCGATCGCCTAA
- a CDS encoding NAD-dependent epimerase/dehydratase family protein: MSKVIVTGVAGFIGSNIAETLLSQGQKVIGVDQVNDYYDQNLKRKNLGALEGFENFQFIEDDIQNLDWRSLFSEANIVFHQAAQAGVRASWGKGFRDYTERNISATQIMLEAAKDVGTLERFIYAGTSSVYGNAETMPTSELIPPQPVSPYGITKLAAERMCFLYHRNFNVPVTSLRYFTVYGPHQRPDMAFHKFFKAAIKGTTIPIYGDGKQTRDFTFISDAVQANFLAMKTPEAVGEIFNIGGGSRVILNDVLDEIDNIVGKPITRNYGDRARGDARHTSADVTKAKTILGYDPQVSLSEGLRHEWEWIQTLYC; this comes from the coding sequence ATGTCAAAAGTTATTGTTACGGGCGTAGCTGGATTTATTGGTTCAAATATTGCGGAAACACTCCTAAGCCAAGGACAAAAGGTGATCGGAGTTGACCAAGTTAATGACTATTACGACCAAAATTTAAAACGAAAAAATCTTGGAGCTTTAGAGGGTTTCGAGAATTTTCAGTTTATTGAAGACGATATCCAGAATCTTGATTGGCGATCGCTTTTTTCTGAAGCGAATATTGTCTTTCACCAAGCGGCACAGGCAGGGGTTCGAGCAAGCTGGGGAAAAGGCTTTCGGGACTATACTGAACGCAATATTAGTGCAACCCAAATCATGTTAGAGGCAGCAAAAGACGTTGGCACTTTAGAACGATTTATCTATGCAGGCACCTCTTCTGTCTATGGCAACGCAGAAACGATGCCCACCTCAGAGCTTATTCCTCCACAGCCTGTTTCTCCCTATGGCATCACAAAATTAGCCGCAGAACGGATGTGTTTTCTTTACCATCGCAACTTCAATGTCCCAGTGACTTCGCTGCGTTACTTCACGGTTTATGGGCCCCATCAACGACCCGATATGGCATTCCATAAATTCTTTAAAGCAGCAATTAAAGGCACAACGATTCCAATCTACGGTGATGGCAAACAAACCCGTGATTTCACATTTATTAGTGATGCGGTTCAAGCCAATTTTCTGGCGATGAAGACTCCTGAAGCAGTAGGCGAAATTTTCAATATTGGTGGCGGTAGCCGGGTTATTTTGAATGACGTCTTAGATGAAATCGATAACATCGTTGGCAAACCCATCACGCGGAATTATGGCGATCGCGCGCGGGGAGATGCGAGACATACTAGTGCCGATGTCACGAAAGCAAAAACGATTTTGGGCTATGACCCACAGGTGAGCCTATCAGAAGGATTACGCCATGAATGGGAATGGATTCAAACGTTATATTGCTAA